From one Peredibacter starrii genomic stretch:
- a CDS encoding 3-oxoacyl-ACP synthase III: protein MKFENLRLHSFGYQEPAEFMTSDEMEEKMRSLYERAKLPFGRLELQTGIKRRGFWPKGTRPSTIASQAAEKILKHFPREKIDLLLHASVCRDFLEPATAAQVHFNLKLSPHCMISDLSNACLGVLSSILMAGQMIERGVIKTALIVSGENAGPLIEETLNHLNTDPNMDRKRIKPYMASLTIGSAAVAFLLTHASLAPDAPKIIGGSTLTDSGAVELCQGDGSTQGLMMETDSEALLKAGVKLSQDNWEKARAILGWKNSEVDKIIPHQVGTAHRLAMLTELGLPTDRDFQTFEQFGNTGSAALPLTLMKASEAGFFKPKDKIALLGIGSGLTSTMLGMEWA from the coding sequence ATGAAATTTGAAAACCTGAGACTTCATTCTTTTGGTTATCAAGAACCAGCGGAGTTTATGACTTCCGATGAGATGGAAGAGAAAATGCGCTCACTGTATGAGAGAGCAAAACTTCCTTTTGGAAGACTCGAGCTGCAAACCGGGATTAAGCGCCGTGGTTTCTGGCCTAAAGGCACTCGTCCCAGCACGATTGCGAGTCAGGCGGCTGAAAAGATCTTGAAACATTTCCCTCGTGAAAAAATTGATCTTCTTCTTCACGCTTCGGTTTGTCGTGATTTTCTTGAGCCCGCAACTGCCGCTCAAGTTCACTTTAATCTTAAGCTTTCTCCACATTGTATGATCTCGGATCTTTCAAACGCTTGCCTGGGCGTACTTTCAAGTATTCTCATGGCCGGACAAATGATTGAACGAGGTGTGATTAAGACCGCTCTTATCGTTTCAGGTGAGAACGCAGGTCCTTTGATTGAAGAGACACTTAATCATTTAAATACTGATCCCAATATGGATCGAAAGCGCATTAAGCCTTATATGGCCTCACTCACGATCGGTTCTGCGGCCGTGGCGTTTCTTTTAACTCACGCGAGCCTTGCTCCAGATGCGCCCAAAATTATTGGTGGGTCTACGCTCACAGATTCGGGTGCAGTTGAACTTTGTCAGGGTGATGGATCAACTCAAGGTCTCATGATGGAAACGGATTCTGAGGCGCTTCTCAAGGCCGGGGTGAAGCTTTCACAAGACAATTGGGAAAAAGCACGTGCCATCCTGGGGTGGAAAAATTCAGAAGTTGATAAGATCATTCCACATCAGGTGGGAACTGCCCACCGCCTGGCGATGCTTACAGAGCTTGGTCTTCCAACAGATCGTGACTTTCAAACATTTGAACAATTCGGAAATACTGGTTCTGCCGCTCTTCCTTTAACACTAATGAAGGCAAGTGAGGCCGGCTTCTTTAAACCAAAAGATAAAATTGCATTACTAGGGATCGGCAGCGGTCTTACTAGCACAATGCTCGGAATGGAGTGGGCATGA
- a CDS encoding phytoene desaturase family protein translates to MRYDAIVIGAGMSGLAAGIRLAMFDKKVVVLEKHSIPGGLNSYYQRRNFDRGGIRQFDVGLHALTNFIKKGEKGKPFSKLLKQLRLSYDDFKLCPQTHSKISFPGMELKFSNDFELLQNEVYEKFPHQIDAFNKLVDKVRTFDELNLNQGYSSSREVLKQLISDELLVEMLLCPLLIYGSAWEDDMDFAQFVIMFKSLYFEGFSRPEGGVRTIISLLMKKLEDAGGEIRFKAAVNEILTNDQGAAVGVNVGGEVLEAPVILSSIGYPETVKLTQKMEIAPRVGAMTFLESIFVFDKKIPQSSNDSTIVFYNNAPEYAYRPAKNYFDATSAVVCFPDNYEAHKTEGEGTIRITYMANYHQWRELGRTDYDEMKDKVSASALELVQKLTPGFDGKLLFKDIFSPMTIERYTWHLNGTVYGSIDKTRDGRTPVKNLFIIGTDQGFLGIVGSMLSGISMANLHGLMGADA, encoded by the coding sequence ATGAGATACGATGCAATTGTCATCGGTGCCGGGATGTCGGGGCTTGCCGCCGGCATCCGATTGGCAATGTTTGATAAGAAGGTCGTGGTTCTAGAGAAGCACTCCATTCCTGGAGGGCTCAATTCCTATTACCAACGAAGAAACTTTGATAGGGGTGGCATTCGTCAATTTGATGTGGGCCTTCACGCCCTTACTAATTTTATTAAGAAAGGCGAGAAGGGTAAACCATTCTCAAAACTCTTAAAACAGCTTCGTCTTTCTTACGACGATTTCAAGCTTTGTCCTCAAACTCATTCGAAAATTTCTTTTCCAGGCATGGAGCTAAAATTCTCCAATGACTTTGAGTTACTTCAGAACGAAGTTTATGAAAAGTTTCCTCATCAGATCGACGCTTTCAATAAACTCGTTGATAAAGTTCGCACATTTGATGAATTGAATTTAAATCAAGGCTATTCATCTTCAAGAGAAGTACTCAAGCAACTTATCTCTGATGAGCTTCTGGTTGAGATGCTTCTTTGTCCTCTTCTGATCTATGGCTCGGCCTGGGAAGATGATATGGACTTTGCTCAATTCGTGATCATGTTCAAGTCGCTTTACTTCGAAGGTTTCTCACGCCCAGAAGGTGGGGTTCGCACTATCATTTCTCTACTTATGAAAAAGTTAGAAGATGCGGGAGGAGAAATTCGTTTTAAAGCGGCAGTAAATGAGATCCTGACAAATGATCAAGGTGCCGCAGTAGGTGTGAATGTTGGTGGTGAAGTTCTTGAGGCCCCAGTTATTCTTTCATCGATTGGTTACCCTGAGACTGTAAAACTCACTCAGAAAATGGAAATTGCTCCTCGCGTGGGTGCCATGACGTTCTTAGAGAGTATTTTTGTCTTTGATAAAAAGATTCCTCAGAGCTCGAACGATTCAACTATCGTTTTCTATAATAACGCTCCTGAGTACGCTTATCGCCCGGCCAAGAATTACTTTGATGCCACTTCAGCAGTTGTTTGTTTTCCAGATAACTACGAGGCCCACAAGACTGAAGGCGAGGGCACGATTCGTATTACTTATATGGCCAACTACCATCAGTGGCGTGAACTAGGTCGTACGGACTACGATGAAATGAAGGACAAAGTAAGTGCCAGTGCACTTGAACTCGTTCAAAAACTTACTCCTGGTTTTGATGGCAAACTTCTCTTTAAAGATATTTTCTCTCCGATGACCATTGAGCGCTATACCTGGCACTTAAACGGCACGGTCTATGGTTCCATTGATAAGACCCGCGATGGGCGTACACCAGTGAAGAACCTCTTTATAATTGGAACCGATCAAGGTTTCCTTGGAATCGTAGGATCCATGCTCTCCGGGATTTCGATGGCAAATCTCCATGGCCTTATGGGAGCTGATGCATGA
- a CDS encoding alpha/beta fold hydrolase, with translation MNAIREKIKELGLEKVYPFRSHFLQLGKHNLHYVDEGQGKPILMLHGNPTWSFYYRNLIQTFSPKFRTIVPDHMGCGMSDKPQDYEYTLETHIQNTYQLIRFLGLSKITLIVHDWGGAIGFGLVTRYPELFEKIVILNTAAYPSEHIPQRINLLRQGKFGEWLTRKWNLFAWPATFMTTTKALPKAIKAGYLLPYDSWDNRIAVARFVQDIPMERDHKTWKTLSEIEAKLKSLPQPKLILWGGKDFCFNHHFFEKWVEIYPDANAHWFAKAGHYILEDALDDVSTKIWEFIR, from the coding sequence ATGAATGCCATCAGAGAAAAAATTAAAGAACTTGGTTTAGAGAAGGTTTATCCTTTCCGCTCTCATTTTCTTCAATTGGGAAAACATAATCTTCATTACGTGGACGAGGGCCAGGGGAAACCTATCCTTATGCTTCACGGAAATCCGACATGGTCATTTTACTATCGTAATTTGATTCAGACTTTCTCTCCGAAGTTCAGAACAATTGTTCCGGACCATATGGGATGTGGAATGTCGGACAAGCCCCAGGACTATGAATACACGCTTGAGACTCACATCCAGAACACTTATCAGCTGATTCGCTTCCTTGGTCTAAGTAAGATCACACTCATCGTTCACGATTGGGGTGGGGCAATTGGTTTTGGTCTAGTGACAAGATACCCTGAACTCTTTGAAAAAATTGTTATCTTGAATACGGCCGCTTATCCGAGCGAGCACATTCCTCAGCGTATTAATCTTCTTCGCCAGGGCAAATTTGGTGAGTGGTTAACTCGTAAGTGGAACCTCTTCGCGTGGCCCGCGACTTTCATGACAACAACGAAAGCACTTCCTAAGGCCATTAAGGCCGGCTACCTTCTGCCTTATGATTCTTGGGACAACCGCATTGCAGTTGCTCGCTTCGTTCAAGATATTCCCATGGAGCGCGACCATAAAACCTGGAAGACTCTAAGTGAAATTGAGGCGAAATTAAAATCTCTTCCTCAGCCAAAGCTCATCCTTTGGGGCGGCAAGGACTTCTGTTTCAATCATCACTTCTTTGAGAAGTGGGTTGAAATCTATCCAGACGCCAATGCTCATTGGTTTGCTAAAGCTGGCCACTACATTCTTGAAGATGCTTTGGATGACGTAAGCACAAAAATCTGGGAGTTCATTCGATGA